A single genomic interval of Panthera tigris isolate Pti1 chromosome E3, P.tigris_Pti1_mat1.1, whole genome shotgun sequence harbors:
- the MPG gene encoding DNA-3-methyladenine glycosylase isoform X2, giving the protein MPARGAGQLSRRMGQKKQRLLEARRRQSLTDGAQMPSTMEPCLGPPATLGPQRSIYFSSPKSHSAQLGSEFFDQPAVPLARAFLGQVLVRRLDDGTELRGRIVETEAYLGPEDAAAHSRGGRQTPRNRGMFMKPGTLYVYIIYGMYFCMNVSSRGDGACVLLRALEPLGGLETMRQLRSTLRKGAAGRALRDRELCSGPSKLCQAMAIDKSFDQRDLAKDEAVWLERSPPGSREPAVVAAARVGIGQAGEWAQKPLRFYVQGSPWVSVVDRAAEQNSQACSDKAF; this is encoded by the exons ATGCCCGCGCGCGGGGCGGGCCAG CTTTCCCGAAGAATGGGGCAAAAAAAGCAGCGACTGTTGGAGGCACGACGGCGTCAGAGCCTAACAGACGGAGCCCAGATGCCTTCCACCatggagccctgcttggggccGCCTGCAACCCTGGGACCCCAGCGCAGCATCTATTTTTCAAGCCCCAAAAGCCACTCTGCACAACTGGGATCTGAGTTTTTTGACCAGCCTGCGGTCCCTCTGGCACGGGCATTTCTGGGACAG GTCTTGGTTCGGCGACTTGATGATGGCACAGAGCTCCGCGGCCGCATTGTGGAGACGGAGGCATACTTGGGGCCCGAGGATGCAGCTGCTCATTCGAGGGGTGGCCGGCAGACCCCCCGCAACCGTGGCATGTTCATGAAGCCAGGAACCCTGTACGTGTACATCATCTATGGCATGTACTTCTGCATGAACGTCTCCAGCCGAG GGGATGGGGCATGCGTCCTGCTGCGAGCGCTGGAGCCCCTGGGGGGCCTGGAGACCATGCGGCAGCTTCGCAGCACCCTCCGCAAGGGCGCCGCGGGCCGAGCCCTCAGAGACCGTGAGCTGTGCAGCGGCCCCTCCAAGCTATGCCAGGCCATGGCCATCGACAAGAGCTTCGACCAGCGGGACCTGGCCAAGGACGAGGCTGTGTGGCTGGAGCGCAGCCCCCCGGGCTCCAGGGAGCCGGCTGTGGTGGCAGCAGCCCGAGTGGGCATTGGCCAAGCAGGAGAGTGGGCCCAGAAGCCCCTGCGCTTCTACGTCCAGGGCAGCCCCTGGGTCAGTGTGGTAGACCGAGCGGCCGAACAGAACTCACAGGCCTGCTCGGACAAGGCTTTTTAA
- the MPG gene encoding DNA-3-methyladenine glycosylase isoform X1 yields the protein MLYTQTQLRHSLPRGRPATEMTLAWPRGPLSHAPRFGARHSRINGLSILTNLVFAQLSRRMGQKKQRLLEARRRQSLTDGAQMPSTMEPCLGPPATLGPQRSIYFSSPKSHSAQLGSEFFDQPAVPLARAFLGQVLVRRLDDGTELRGRIVETEAYLGPEDAAAHSRGGRQTPRNRGMFMKPGTLYVYIIYGMYFCMNVSSRGDGACVLLRALEPLGGLETMRQLRSTLRKGAAGRALRDRELCSGPSKLCQAMAIDKSFDQRDLAKDEAVWLERSPPGSREPAVVAAARVGIGQAGEWAQKPLRFYVQGSPWVSVVDRAAEQNSQACSDKAF from the exons ATGTTGTACACTCAGACCCAGCTCAGACATTCCCTCCCCAGGGGCCGGCCTGCTACAGAAATGACCCTGGCTTGGCCCAGGGGGCCACTTTCTCACGCTCCTCGCTTCGGGGCCCGTCACAGCCGGATAAATGGTCTCTCTATACTTACGAACCTCGTGTTTGCCCAG CTTTCCCGAAGAATGGGGCAAAAAAAGCAGCGACTGTTGGAGGCACGACGGCGTCAGAGCCTAACAGACGGAGCCCAGATGCCTTCCACCatggagccctgcttggggccGCCTGCAACCCTGGGACCCCAGCGCAGCATCTATTTTTCAAGCCCCAAAAGCCACTCTGCACAACTGGGATCTGAGTTTTTTGACCAGCCTGCGGTCCCTCTGGCACGGGCATTTCTGGGACAG GTCTTGGTTCGGCGACTTGATGATGGCACAGAGCTCCGCGGCCGCATTGTGGAGACGGAGGCATACTTGGGGCCCGAGGATGCAGCTGCTCATTCGAGGGGTGGCCGGCAGACCCCCCGCAACCGTGGCATGTTCATGAAGCCAGGAACCCTGTACGTGTACATCATCTATGGCATGTACTTCTGCATGAACGTCTCCAGCCGAG GGGATGGGGCATGCGTCCTGCTGCGAGCGCTGGAGCCCCTGGGGGGCCTGGAGACCATGCGGCAGCTTCGCAGCACCCTCCGCAAGGGCGCCGCGGGCCGAGCCCTCAGAGACCGTGAGCTGTGCAGCGGCCCCTCCAAGCTATGCCAGGCCATGGCCATCGACAAGAGCTTCGACCAGCGGGACCTGGCCAAGGACGAGGCTGTGTGGCTGGAGCGCAGCCCCCCGGGCTCCAGGGAGCCGGCTGTGGTGGCAGCAGCCCGAGTGGGCATTGGCCAAGCAGGAGAGTGGGCCCAGAAGCCCCTGCGCTTCTACGTCCAGGGCAGCCCCTGGGTCAGTGTGGTAGACCGAGCGGCCGAACAGAACTCACAGGCCTGCTCGGACAAGGCTTTTTAA
- the MPG gene encoding DNA-3-methyladenine glycosylase isoform X4 has translation MGQKKQRLLEARRRQSLTDGAQMPSTMEPCLGPPATLGPQRSIYFSSPKSHSAQLGSEFFDQPAVPLARAFLGQVLVRRLDDGTELRGRIVETEAYLGPEDAAAHSRGGRQTPRNRGMFMKPGTLYVYIIYGMYFCMNVSSRGDGACVLLRALEPLGGLETMRQLRSTLRKGAAGRALRDRELCSGPSKLCQAMAIDKSFDQRDLAKDEAVWLERSPPGSREPAVVAAARVGIGQAGEWAQKPLRFYVQGSPWVSVVDRAAEQNSQACSDKAF, from the exons ATGGGGCAAAAAAAGCAGCGACTGTTGGAGGCACGACGGCGTCAGAGCCTAACAGACGGAGCCCAGATGCCTTCCACCatggagccctgcttggggccGCCTGCAACCCTGGGACCCCAGCGCAGCATCTATTTTTCAAGCCCCAAAAGCCACTCTGCACAACTGGGATCTGAGTTTTTTGACCAGCCTGCGGTCCCTCTGGCACGGGCATTTCTGGGACAG GTCTTGGTTCGGCGACTTGATGATGGCACAGAGCTCCGCGGCCGCATTGTGGAGACGGAGGCATACTTGGGGCCCGAGGATGCAGCTGCTCATTCGAGGGGTGGCCGGCAGACCCCCCGCAACCGTGGCATGTTCATGAAGCCAGGAACCCTGTACGTGTACATCATCTATGGCATGTACTTCTGCATGAACGTCTCCAGCCGAG GGGATGGGGCATGCGTCCTGCTGCGAGCGCTGGAGCCCCTGGGGGGCCTGGAGACCATGCGGCAGCTTCGCAGCACCCTCCGCAAGGGCGCCGCGGGCCGAGCCCTCAGAGACCGTGAGCTGTGCAGCGGCCCCTCCAAGCTATGCCAGGCCATGGCCATCGACAAGAGCTTCGACCAGCGGGACCTGGCCAAGGACGAGGCTGTGTGGCTGGAGCGCAGCCCCCCGGGCTCCAGGGAGCCGGCTGTGGTGGCAGCAGCCCGAGTGGGCATTGGCCAAGCAGGAGAGTGGGCCCAGAAGCCCCTGCGCTTCTACGTCCAGGGCAGCCCCTGGGTCAGTGTGGTAGACCGAGCGGCCGAACAGAACTCACAGGCCTGCTCGGACAAGGCTTTTTAA
- the MPG gene encoding DNA-3-methyladenine glycosylase isoform X3, with amino-acid sequence MLSRRMGQKKQRLLEARRRQSLTDGAQMPSTMEPCLGPPATLGPQRSIYFSSPKSHSAQLGSEFFDQPAVPLARAFLGQVLVRRLDDGTELRGRIVETEAYLGPEDAAAHSRGGRQTPRNRGMFMKPGTLYVYIIYGMYFCMNVSSRGDGACVLLRALEPLGGLETMRQLRSTLRKGAAGRALRDRELCSGPSKLCQAMAIDKSFDQRDLAKDEAVWLERSPPGSREPAVVAAARVGIGQAGEWAQKPLRFYVQGSPWVSVVDRAAEQNSQACSDKAF; translated from the exons ATG CTTTCCCGAAGAATGGGGCAAAAAAAGCAGCGACTGTTGGAGGCACGACGGCGTCAGAGCCTAACAGACGGAGCCCAGATGCCTTCCACCatggagccctgcttggggccGCCTGCAACCCTGGGACCCCAGCGCAGCATCTATTTTTCAAGCCCCAAAAGCCACTCTGCACAACTGGGATCTGAGTTTTTTGACCAGCCTGCGGTCCCTCTGGCACGGGCATTTCTGGGACAG GTCTTGGTTCGGCGACTTGATGATGGCACAGAGCTCCGCGGCCGCATTGTGGAGACGGAGGCATACTTGGGGCCCGAGGATGCAGCTGCTCATTCGAGGGGTGGCCGGCAGACCCCCCGCAACCGTGGCATGTTCATGAAGCCAGGAACCCTGTACGTGTACATCATCTATGGCATGTACTTCTGCATGAACGTCTCCAGCCGAG GGGATGGGGCATGCGTCCTGCTGCGAGCGCTGGAGCCCCTGGGGGGCCTGGAGACCATGCGGCAGCTTCGCAGCACCCTCCGCAAGGGCGCCGCGGGCCGAGCCCTCAGAGACCGTGAGCTGTGCAGCGGCCCCTCCAAGCTATGCCAGGCCATGGCCATCGACAAGAGCTTCGACCAGCGGGACCTGGCCAAGGACGAGGCTGTGTGGCTGGAGCGCAGCCCCCCGGGCTCCAGGGAGCCGGCTGTGGTGGCAGCAGCCCGAGTGGGCATTGGCCAAGCAGGAGAGTGGGCCCAGAAGCCCCTGCGCTTCTACGTCCAGGGCAGCCCCTGGGTCAGTGTGGTAGACCGAGCGGCCGAACAGAACTCACAGGCCTGCTCGGACAAGGCTTTTTAA
- the RHBDF1 gene encoding inactive rhomboid protein 1 isoform X1 — translation MSEARRDSTSSLQRKKPPWLKLDIPAVAPPVTEEPSFLQPLRRQAFLRSVSMPAETAHIPSPHHEVRRPVLQRQTSITQTIRRGTADWFGVSKDSDSTQKWQRKSIRHCSQRYGKLKPQVIRELDLPSQDNVSLTSTETPPPLYVGPCQLGMQKIIDPLARGRAFRVADDTADGLSTPHTPVTPGAASLCSFSSSRSGFNRLPRRRKRESVAKMSFRAAAALVKGRSVRDGTLRRVQRRSFTPASFLEEDTADFPDELDTSFFAREGVLHEELSTYPDEVFESPSEAALKDWEKATEQADLTGGALDRSELERSHLMLPLERGWRKQKEGGAAAPQPKVRLRQEVVSTAGQRRGQRIAMPVRKFFAREKRPYGLGMVGRLTNRTYRKRIDSYVKRQIEDMDDHRPFFTYWLTFVHSLVTILAVCIYGIAPVGFSQHETVDSVLRNRGVYENVKYVQQENFWIGPSSEALIHLGAKFSPCMRQDPQVHSFIRAAREREKHSACCVRNDRSGCVQTSEEECSSTLAVWVKWPFHPSAPDLAGRKRQFGSVCHQDPRVCDEPSSEDPHEWPDDITKWPICTKNSAGNHTNHPHMDCVITGRPCCIGTKGRCEITSREYCDFMRGYFHEEATLCSQVHCMDDVCGLLPFLNPEVPDQFYRLWLSLFLHAGILHCLVSVCFQMTVLRDLEKLAGWHRIAIIYLLSGVTGNLASAIFLPYRAEVGPAGSQFGILACLFVELFQSWQVLARPWRAFFKLSAVVLFLFTFGLLPWIDNFAHISGFISGLFLSFAFLPYISFGKFDLYRKRCQIIVFQVVFLGLLAGLVVLFYFYPVRCEWCEFLTCIPFTDKFCEKYELDAQLH, via the exons ATGAGTGAGGCCCGCAGGGACAGCACGAGCAGCCTGCAGCGCAAGAAGCCACCCTGGCTGAAGCTGGACATACCAGCTGTAGCGCCCCCAGTGACCGAGGAACCCAGCTTCTTACAG CCCCTGAGACGCCAGGCTTTCTTGCGGAGTGTGAGTATGCCGGCCGAGACAGCCCATATCCCCTCGCCCCACCATGAGGTCCGGCGGCCAGTTTTGCAGCGCCAGACGTCCATCACCCAGACCATCCGCAG GGGCACAGCTGACTGGTTCGGAGTGAGCAAGGACAGCGACAGCACCCAGAAATGGCAGCGCAAGAGCATCCGCCACTGCAGCCAGCGCTACGGAAAGCTGAAGCCGCAGGTCATCCGGGAGCTAGACCTGCCTAGTCAGGACAACGTGTCTCTGACCAGCACTGAGACGCCCCCGCCACTGTACGTGGGGCCATGCCAGCTGGGCATGCAGAAG aTCATAGATCCCCTGGCCCGGGGCCGGGCCTTCCGAGTGGCAGATGACACGGCTGACGGCCTGAGTACCCCACACACACCTGTCACGCCTGGTGCtgcttccctctgctccttctccagtTCCCGCTCGGGCTTCAACCGGCTCCCGCGGCGACGCAAGCGTGAATCGGTGGCCAAGATGAGCTTCCGGGCAGCTGCAGCCCTGGTGAAG GGCCGCTCTGTTAGGGATGGCACATTGCGCCGGGTGCAGCGCCGAAGCTTCACTCCCgccagcttcctggaggaggacaCAGCTGACTTCCCCGACGAGCTGGACACATCCTTCTTTGCCCGG GAAGGAGTCCTCCACGAGGAGCTGTCCACGTACCCAGACGAGGTGTTTGAGTCCCCTTCGGAGGCAGCACTCAAAGACTGGGAGAAAGCCACAGAACAGGCAGACCTCACGGGTGGGGCCCTGGACCGCAGTGAGCTTGAGCGCAGCCACCTGATGCT GCCCCTGGAACGAGGctggaggaagcagaaggaggGTGGTGCAGCGGCCCCACAGCCCAAGGTGCGGCTGCGGCAGGAGGTAGTGAGCACGGCGGGTCAGCGGCGGGGCCAGCGCATCGCGATGCCCGTGCGCAAGTTCTTTGCCAGGGAGAAGCGGCCGTATGGGCTGGGCATGGTGGGCCGGCTGACCAACCGCACTTACCGCAAGCGTATCGACAGTTATGTCAAGCGCCAGATTGAGGACATGGACGACCACAG GCCCTTCTTCACCTACTGGCTCACCTTCGTGCACTCACTCGTCACCATTCTAGCCGTGTGCATCTACGGCATCGCGCCTGTGGGCTTCTCGCAGCATGAGACTGTGGACTCG GTACTGCGGAACCGCGGGGTCTATGAGAACGTCAAGTACGTGCAGCAGGAGAACTTCTGGATCGGGCCCAGCTCG GAGGCTCTCATTCACCTGGGTGCCAAGTTCTCGCCCTGCATGCGCCAGGACCCGCAGGTACACAGTTTCATCCGCGCCGCGCGTGAGCGTGAGAAGCACTCGGCCTGCTGCGTGCGCAATGACCGGTCGGGCTGTGTGCAGACCTCGGAGGAGGAGTGCTCG TCCACGCTGGCAGTGTGGGTGAAGTGGCCCTtccaccccagtgccccagatCTTGCGGGCCGCAAGAGGCAGTTTGGCTCTGTCTGCCACCAGGACCCCAG GGTGTGTGATGAGCCTTCCTCCGAGGACCCCCATGAGTGGCCAGATGACATCACCAAGTGGCCG ATCTGCACCAAAAACAGCGCCGGGAACCACACCAACCACCCTCACATGGACTGTGTCATCACGGGCCGGCCCTGCTGCATCGGCACAAAGGGCAG GTGTGAGATTACCTCCCGGGAGTACTGTGACTTCATGAGGGGCTACTTCCACGAGGAGGCCACACTGTGCTCCCAG GTGCACTGCATGGATGACGTGTGTGGGCTCCTGCCCTTTCTCAACCCCGAGGTGCCTGACCAGTTCTACCGCCTGTGGCTGTCCCTCTTCTTGCACGCTGG gatCCTGCACTGCCTGGTGTCAGTCTGCTTCCAGATGACTGTCCTGCGGGACCTGGAGAAGTTGGCAGGCTGGCACCGAATAGCCATCATCTACCTGCTGAGCGGTGTCACTGGTAACCTGGCCAGTGCCATTTTCCTGCCATACCGGGCAGAG GTGGGCCCAGCCGGCTCGCAGTTTGGCATCCTGGCCTGCCTGTTCGTGGAGCTCTTCCAGAGCTGGCAGGTCCTGGCAAGGCCCTGGCGTGCCTTCTTCAAGCTGTCGGCTGTGGTCCTCTTCCTGTTCACCTTCGGCCTGCTGCCCTGGATCGACAACTTCGCTCACATCTCGGGCTTCATCAGcggcctcttcctctcctttgccTTCCTGCCCTACATCAGCTTCGGCAAGTTTGACCTGTACCGCAAGCGCTGCCAGATCATCGTCTTTCAGGTGGTCTTCCTGGGCCTCCTGGCCGGCCTGGTGGTCCTCTTCTACTTCTACCCCGTCCGCTGTGAGTGGTGTGAGTTCCTCACCTGCATCCCCTTCACTGACAAGTTCTGTGAGAAGTACGAGCTGGATGCTCAGCTCCACTGA
- the RHBDF1 gene encoding inactive rhomboid protein 1 isoform X2, with translation MLHKRRASEAPAGVGRRSGVTLLRPSYGRGTADWFGVSKDSDSTQKWQRKSIRHCSQRYGKLKPQVIRELDLPSQDNVSLTSTETPPPLYVGPCQLGMQKIIDPLARGRAFRVADDTADGLSTPHTPVTPGAASLCSFSSSRSGFNRLPRRRKRESVAKMSFRAAAALVKGRSVRDGTLRRVQRRSFTPASFLEEDTADFPDELDTSFFAREGVLHEELSTYPDEVFESPSEAALKDWEKATEQADLTGGALDRSELERSHLMLPLERGWRKQKEGGAAAPQPKVRLRQEVVSTAGQRRGQRIAMPVRKFFAREKRPYGLGMVGRLTNRTYRKRIDSYVKRQIEDMDDHRPFFTYWLTFVHSLVTILAVCIYGIAPVGFSQHETVDSVLRNRGVYENVKYVQQENFWIGPSSEALIHLGAKFSPCMRQDPQVHSFIRAAREREKHSACCVRNDRSGCVQTSEEECSSTLAVWVKWPFHPSAPDLAGRKRQFGSVCHQDPRVCDEPSSEDPHEWPDDITKWPICTKNSAGNHTNHPHMDCVITGRPCCIGTKGRCEITSREYCDFMRGYFHEEATLCSQVHCMDDVCGLLPFLNPEVPDQFYRLWLSLFLHAGILHCLVSVCFQMTVLRDLEKLAGWHRIAIIYLLSGVTGNLASAIFLPYRAEVGPAGSQFGILACLFVELFQSWQVLARPWRAFFKLSAVVLFLFTFGLLPWIDNFAHISGFISGLFLSFAFLPYISFGKFDLYRKRCQIIVFQVVFLGLLAGLVVLFYFYPVRCEWCEFLTCIPFTDKFCEKYELDAQLH, from the exons ATGCTGCACAAGAGGAGAGCCTCTGAGGCCCCTGCTGGGGTGGGCAGAAGATCTGGCGTTACCCTGCTGAGACCCTCCTATGGCAGGGGCACAGCTGACTGGTTCGGAGTGAGCAAGGACAGCGACAGCACCCAGAAATGGCAGCGCAAGAGCATCCGCCACTGCAGCCAGCGCTACGGAAAGCTGAAGCCGCAGGTCATCCGGGAGCTAGACCTGCCTAGTCAGGACAACGTGTCTCTGACCAGCACTGAGACGCCCCCGCCACTGTACGTGGGGCCATGCCAGCTGGGCATGCAGAAG aTCATAGATCCCCTGGCCCGGGGCCGGGCCTTCCGAGTGGCAGATGACACGGCTGACGGCCTGAGTACCCCACACACACCTGTCACGCCTGGTGCtgcttccctctgctccttctccagtTCCCGCTCGGGCTTCAACCGGCTCCCGCGGCGACGCAAGCGTGAATCGGTGGCCAAGATGAGCTTCCGGGCAGCTGCAGCCCTGGTGAAG GGCCGCTCTGTTAGGGATGGCACATTGCGCCGGGTGCAGCGCCGAAGCTTCACTCCCgccagcttcctggaggaggacaCAGCTGACTTCCCCGACGAGCTGGACACATCCTTCTTTGCCCGG GAAGGAGTCCTCCACGAGGAGCTGTCCACGTACCCAGACGAGGTGTTTGAGTCCCCTTCGGAGGCAGCACTCAAAGACTGGGAGAAAGCCACAGAACAGGCAGACCTCACGGGTGGGGCCCTGGACCGCAGTGAGCTTGAGCGCAGCCACCTGATGCT GCCCCTGGAACGAGGctggaggaagcagaaggaggGTGGTGCAGCGGCCCCACAGCCCAAGGTGCGGCTGCGGCAGGAGGTAGTGAGCACGGCGGGTCAGCGGCGGGGCCAGCGCATCGCGATGCCCGTGCGCAAGTTCTTTGCCAGGGAGAAGCGGCCGTATGGGCTGGGCATGGTGGGCCGGCTGACCAACCGCACTTACCGCAAGCGTATCGACAGTTATGTCAAGCGCCAGATTGAGGACATGGACGACCACAG GCCCTTCTTCACCTACTGGCTCACCTTCGTGCACTCACTCGTCACCATTCTAGCCGTGTGCATCTACGGCATCGCGCCTGTGGGCTTCTCGCAGCATGAGACTGTGGACTCG GTACTGCGGAACCGCGGGGTCTATGAGAACGTCAAGTACGTGCAGCAGGAGAACTTCTGGATCGGGCCCAGCTCG GAGGCTCTCATTCACCTGGGTGCCAAGTTCTCGCCCTGCATGCGCCAGGACCCGCAGGTACACAGTTTCATCCGCGCCGCGCGTGAGCGTGAGAAGCACTCGGCCTGCTGCGTGCGCAATGACCGGTCGGGCTGTGTGCAGACCTCGGAGGAGGAGTGCTCG TCCACGCTGGCAGTGTGGGTGAAGTGGCCCTtccaccccagtgccccagatCTTGCGGGCCGCAAGAGGCAGTTTGGCTCTGTCTGCCACCAGGACCCCAG GGTGTGTGATGAGCCTTCCTCCGAGGACCCCCATGAGTGGCCAGATGACATCACCAAGTGGCCG ATCTGCACCAAAAACAGCGCCGGGAACCACACCAACCACCCTCACATGGACTGTGTCATCACGGGCCGGCCCTGCTGCATCGGCACAAAGGGCAG GTGTGAGATTACCTCCCGGGAGTACTGTGACTTCATGAGGGGCTACTTCCACGAGGAGGCCACACTGTGCTCCCAG GTGCACTGCATGGATGACGTGTGTGGGCTCCTGCCCTTTCTCAACCCCGAGGTGCCTGACCAGTTCTACCGCCTGTGGCTGTCCCTCTTCTTGCACGCTGG gatCCTGCACTGCCTGGTGTCAGTCTGCTTCCAGATGACTGTCCTGCGGGACCTGGAGAAGTTGGCAGGCTGGCACCGAATAGCCATCATCTACCTGCTGAGCGGTGTCACTGGTAACCTGGCCAGTGCCATTTTCCTGCCATACCGGGCAGAG GTGGGCCCAGCCGGCTCGCAGTTTGGCATCCTGGCCTGCCTGTTCGTGGAGCTCTTCCAGAGCTGGCAGGTCCTGGCAAGGCCCTGGCGTGCCTTCTTCAAGCTGTCGGCTGTGGTCCTCTTCCTGTTCACCTTCGGCCTGCTGCCCTGGATCGACAACTTCGCTCACATCTCGGGCTTCATCAGcggcctcttcctctcctttgccTTCCTGCCCTACATCAGCTTCGGCAAGTTTGACCTGTACCGCAAGCGCTGCCAGATCATCGTCTTTCAGGTGGTCTTCCTGGGCCTCCTGGCCGGCCTGGTGGTCCTCTTCTACTTCTACCCCGTCCGCTGTGAGTGGTGTGAGTTCCTCACCTGCATCCCCTTCACTGACAAGTTCTGTGAGAAGTACGAGCTGGATGCTCAGCTCCACTGA
- the SNRNP25 gene encoding U11/U12 small nuclear ribonucleoprotein 25 kDa protein, producing the protein MVVQDPLLCDLPIQVTLEEVNSQIALEYGQAMTVRVCKMDGEIMPVVVVQNATVLDLKKAIQRYVQLRQEREGGIQHISWSYVWRTYYLTSAGEKLTEDRKKLRDYGIRNRDEVSFIKKLRQK; encoded by the exons ATGGTCGTGCAGGACCCGCTGCTATGCGATCTACCGATCCAG GTTACTTTAGAAGAGGTCAATTCACAAATAGCACTAGAATATGGCCAAGCAATGACAGTCCGAGTGTGCAAGATGGATGGAGAAATAATGC CTGTGGTTGTGGTACAGAATGCTACGGTCCTGGACCTGAAGAAGGCCATTCAGAGATACGTGCAGCTCAGGCAGGAGCGGGAAGGAGGCATTCAGCACATCAGCTG GTCCTATGTGTGGAGGACATACTACCTGACCTCTGCAGGAGAGAAGCTCACTGAGGACAGGAAGAAGCTTCGAGA TTACGGTATCCGGAATCGGGATGAGGTGTCCTTCATCAAAAAGCTGAGGCAAAAATGA